TGCGACGGGTCCTGCGGCGTGCCGAACTGCTGCTGCGCACCCGGGTAGCCGTAGCCACCGGGGACGCCCTGCTGACCCGGCTGGCCGGGCTGCATGCCGTACGGCTGCGGGGTCTGCGGACGCGGCGCGCCCACGAGCGGGGCCTTGAGGGCCGGCACCAGCGGACCGGCGACGGCGGCACCGGCCAGGACCAGGGCGGCGATCAGGCCGAGGATCAGGCCGGCGCCGGCGTTGCTCGACTCGAAGATCCACATGAGCAGCGTCCAGGCGGACGCGATGGTGAAGGCGGCGCCGACCTGGCCCAGCTCCAGACCGGCCACCTTGCGCTGCTGCGGCAGGGCGCGGGAGACGACGATCAGCGCGGCGCCCGCGATGCCGAGGAAGTAGGTGCCCCAGCCGAGGTAGGAGGCCTCCCACGAGTTCGGGGTCTCGTACTGTGCGCAGAACTGGTCGGGGCCGTCGCAGCCGGCGACGCCCAGGAACGAGGCGATGAACAGCACCACCGCTGCACCGATCAGCACGCCATCGCCTCGGGTGAGGGAGCGGATATTCACGTAAGAGTCCTTCGTCGGGTCGTCGTCGCGTTGTCGTCGCGTCGGAGTGGCGCTCAAGGTCGTGGCACGGGGGGTGGCCCCATATTACGGAGCGAATCTATCGCTCGCCGGTTCTACCCGTTGAGGTAGGTGGCGATGCCGTCCGCGATGCCCTGGGCCGCCTTCTGACGCCATGCCGCGGACGTCAGCAGCTCGGCATCCTTCGGATCACGCATATTGCCGCATTCGACGAAGACCTTGGGGACGGTTGAGAGATTCAGCCCGCCGAGATCCTTCCGGACGTCCAACCCCGTGCCCGAGCCCAGGTAGTTGGCGGGGGCGGTGCCCGTCGCGCGCGCGAACCGGTCCGCGATGTTCTCGCCGAGTTCACGGGAAGGCCCGACGATCGGGGCCGTGTCCGCCGCGCCGGAGCTCACCCGGGCCGGGAGGATCACATGGAAGCCGCGGTTGCCGACGGCCGAGCCGTCCGCGTGGACGGAGACGACGGCGTCGGCGGCGGCCTCGTTGCCGATCTCGGCCCGCTCGTCGATGCAGGGGCCCCAGGGACGGTCCGCGTCGTGAGTGAAGACCACCTTCGCGCCGCGCGCGGTGAGGAGGTCCCGCAGCCGGTGGGAGACGTCCAGGGTGAAGGCGGCCTCCGTGTAGGCGGCCTCAGAGGCGGTGCCGTTCGTGGAGGTGCCGGTGGTGTCGCACTCCTTGCGGCCCGTGCCGATGTCCACCTTCGTGTTGATCTCCCGGGAGTGCCGGAAGTTCCCGGGGTTGTGACCGGGGTCGACGACGACGGTCCGGCCGGCGAGGGAGCGGGCGCTCTGCGGTGCGGAGGAGGCCGGGGGCGGGGTTCTGCTCGGCTGTCCGTCCGCGGGCGCGGAGGAGGAGGCGTCGGGCGTCGCGGTGACGGCGGGCGGCGGGGCCTGCGTCCCGCCCTTCCCGGCCGCCGGCGAGGCCTCGGATGCCTGGGAGGCTCCGCAGCCGGCGAGTGCGGCGCAGCAGCCCGTGAGGGCCAGCGCGAGGGCGAGGGTACGGGGGGCGGTCTTCCGGTGGTCGTACGGCACCCCGCGACTTTAGGCCCTGCGCGGGGCGAATCACGGTAGTGGGTAGGTCGCAGCTTGGTCACCGGCTTCGCGGAACCGTGGACGCGTGTGCCGGGACAGTGAAGGGTAGGTGTCCAGAGGCGACGGTGGGGTGTCACCGCGCATGGACCCACGAGGGGGAACCGTGGTGGGGGAACCGAACGACGCACGTCCCGAGCCGTCCGACCGCATTCCGGGAGACGGATCGTTAAACAGACCGCCGCAGGGCCAGGGCACACCTGACGCCCAGAGCGGTGGCGGTAGTGGCGGTACGAGTGGGGGCTTCGGGGCTCCCGCGCCCTGGGAGGCCCCGGCGCCCGGCGGTCCGGCTCCGGGCGCTCCGGGCGCTTCGAGCGCCTCCGCCCCGGGAGCCCCGGCCCCCGGATTCGGCCCGCCGCCGGGTGCCGGTGCC
The sequence above is a segment of the Streptomyces sp. NBC_01255 genome. Coding sequences within it:
- a CDS encoding DUF5336 domain-containing protein, giving the protein MNIRSLTRGDGVLIGAAVVLFIASFLGVAGCDGPDQFCAQYETPNSWEASYLGWGTYFLGIAGAALIVVSRALPQQRKVAGLELGQVGAAFTIASAWTLLMWIFESSNAGAGLILGLIAALVLAGAAVAGPLVPALKAPLVGAPRPQTPQPYGMQPGQPGQQGVPGGYGYPGAQQQFGTPQDPSQGAGQPFGAQGAPQPHAPQPHAPQQPEPQAAPAPAPQPQAAAQPGADFAPFWFAVPVARPLYAEDGSQAPIAELAPGTWYLAVEQRGPALVAQTQDGRRGVLQDTTGIQRG
- a CDS encoding N-acetylmuramoyl-L-alanine amidase gives rise to the protein MPYDHRKTAPRTLALALALTGCCAALAGCGASQASEASPAAGKGGTQAPPPAVTATPDASSSAPADGQPSRTPPPASSAPQSARSLAGRTVVVDPGHNPGNFRHSREINTKVDIGTGRKECDTTGTSTNGTASEAAYTEAAFTLDVSHRLRDLLTARGAKVVFTHDADRPWGPCIDERAEIGNEAAADAVVSVHADGSAVGNRGFHVILPARVSSGAADTAPIVGPSRELGENIADRFARATGTAPANYLGSGTGLDVRKDLGGLNLSTVPKVFVECGNMRDPKDAELLTSAAWRQKAAQGIADGIATYLNG